From Salvia splendens isolate huo1 chromosome 3, SspV2, whole genome shotgun sequence, a single genomic window includes:
- the LOC121795778 gene encoding cationic amino acid transporter 2, vacuolar-like isoform X2: MGFLNDAQNDSGNGNYGFMSLVRRKQVDSDRAKTSLSHHHLAKALTIPHLIAIGVGSTIGAGVYILVGTVAREHSGPALTFSFLIAGIAAALSAFCYAELSSRCPSAGSAYHYSYICVGEGVAWLIGWALILEYTIGGSAVARGISPNLAMLFGGADSLPMFLARYAIPGIDVVVDPCAAVLVLVVTGLLSLGIKESTFVQGIVTAANICALIFVIVAGGYLGFKTGWPGYQLQSGYFPFGADGMLAGASTVFFSYIGFDSVASTAEEVKNPQRDLPMGIGLALSICCALYMLVSAVIVGLVPYFSMDPDTPISSAFASQGCNWAAYIVTIGACTALCSTLMGSILPQPRILMAMARDGLLPSFFSEVNKKTQVPLKSTIVTGCLAALLAFFMDVEALSGMVSVGTLLAFTMVAISVLILRYVPPDVVPIPSSLQEAIDSVSSKYRSTTGLIDSDADDVNAKAITSQNLVPVLVSKQSPLEDPLLEKEAVQLNCFTREENRRTIAGWTITCTCIGVLILTSAASSQTLYSTYRYSLCGVGGVLLLSGLIVLTWIDQDDARHSFGHTGGFICPFVPLLPVASILINVYLLINLGGDTWMRVSVWLAIGALVYAIYGRNHSSLQNVIYVPAAHVDEIYDSVSEPQP; this comes from the exons ATGGGATTTCTTAATGATGCCCAGAATGACAGTGGTAATGGAAATTACGGTTTCATGTCTCTCGTGAGGAGGAAACAGGTTGATTCTGATCGTGCCAAGACGTCGTTGTCTCATCATCATTTGGCTAAGGCTCTCACTATTCCTCATCTCATAGCGATAG GAGTTGGATCAACTATTGGTGCTGGAGTTTATATTCTTGTTGGTACTGTTGCAAGAGAGCACTCAGGGCCGGCGCTTACATTTTCATTCTTGATTGCTGGAATAGCGGCTGCTCTTTCTGCATTCTGCTATGCCGAGCTATCTAGTCGTTGCCCTTCTGCTGGAAGTGCCTATCATTATTCTTACATCTGCGTTGGAGAAGG GGTTGCTTGGTTGATTGGTTGGGCATTGATTTTGGAATACACAATAGGGGGTTCAGCAGTTGCCCGCGGCATATCACCAAATCTG GCCATGCTTTTTGGGGGGGCAGATAGCCTCCCTATGTTTCTAGCTCGCTATGCCATCCCTGGGATTGATGTTGTAGTCGACCCTTGTGCAGCCGTCTTAGTTTTGGTGGTCACTGGACTTCTCAGTTTGGGAATTAAAGAG AGTACATTTGTCCAAGGAATTGTCACTGCAGCAAATATTTGTGCCTTGATCTTCGTCATTGTAGCCGGAGGATATTTGGGTTTCAAGACTGGATGGCCTGGTTACCAACTTCAGTCAGG ATATTTTCCTTTTGGAGCTGATGGGATGCTTGCTGGTGCTTCAACTGTTTTCTTTTCCTACATCGGGTTTGATTCAGTTGCTAGTACAGCAGAAGAG GTCAAGAATCCTCAGAGAGATCTGCCCATGGGTATTGGTCTTGCTCTATCAATATGTTGTGCCCTGTACATGTTGGTTTCTGCAGTCATTGTTGGTTTAGTACCGTATTTTTCAATGGATCCGGACACTCCCATCTCCTCAGCATTTGCTAGTCAGGGATGTAACTGGGCAGC GTATATAGTAACGATAGGAGCTTGTACTGCTCTTTGTTCAACATTGATGGGTTCAATCCTTCCACAG CCACGAATACTAATGGCAATGGCCAGAGATGGATTGCTACCATCATTTTTTTCAGAAgtcaataaaaaaacacaagtTCCACTGAAGAGCACCATAGTGACTGGTTGCCTTGCAGCACTATTGGCTTTTTTCATGGATGTCGAAGCGTTATCTGGAATG GTTAGTGTTGGCACACTTCTTGCATTTACTATGGTGGCAATTTCTGTGCTGATACTGAGATACGTTCCACCGGATGTTGTTCCAATCCCGTCATCACTTCAGGAAGCAATAGATTCAGTTTCTTCTAAATATAGGAGCACCACTGGTCTTATAGATTCTGATGCAGATGATGTCAATGCTAAAGCTATTACATCACAGAACCTTGTCCCAGTTCTAGTCAGCAAACAATCACCTTTAGAAGATCCCCTTCTTGAGAAAGAAGCTGTGCAGTTGAACT GTTTCACTAGAGAAGAGAACCGGCGGACTATTGCTGGCTGGACAATCACGTGCACGTGCATTGGTGTGCTCATTCTAACTTCCGCTGCTTCAAGTCAGACCCTATATAG CACTTATCGGTATTCTCTATGTGGAGTTGGTGGAGTTCTCCTTCTATCCGGTCTCATAGTCCTCACTTGGATCGACCAAGATGATGCGAGGCACAGTTTTGGCCACACAGGCG GATTCATTTGCCCATTTGTTCCGTTGCTGCCTGTTGCCAGCATTCTGATCAATGTCTACCTATTAATCAACCTTGG CGGTGATACTTGGATGCGTGTATCAGTCTGGCTGGCGATTGGTGCACTCGTATATGCCATTTATGGCCGGAACCACAGCTCGTTGCAGAATGTGATCTACGTTCCTGCAGCTCACGTTGATGAAATCTACGACAGCGTCTCAGAACCTCAGCCGTGA
- the LOC121797372 gene encoding NADH--cytochrome b5 reductase 1-like, which translates to MDFLATSEGQLVVGVAVGLVAIGAAYFLLSSKKPKVCLDPENFKEFKLVKKTQISHNVAKFRFALPTPTSVLGLPIGQHISCRGKDSQGEEVIKPYTPTTLDSDVGHFELVIKMYPQGRMSHHFREMKEGDYMAVKGPKGRFRYQPGQVRAFGMLAGGSGITPMFQVARAILENPSDRTKVHLIYANVTFDDILLKDEIDGLAKNYPNQFQVYYVLNQPPEVWNGGVGFVSKEMIQAHCPPPASDVKILRCGPPPMNKAMAAHLDALEYSAEMQFQF; encoded by the exons ATGGACTTCTTGGCAACATCTGAAGGCCAACTAGTAGTTGGAGTTGCTGTAGGTCTTGTAGCTATTGGTGCTGCTTATTTCTTGCTTTCCTCCAAGAAGCCCAAAG TGTGCTTGGATCCTGAGAATTTCAAGGAATTTAAGCTTGTGAAGAAAACACAAATAAGCCATAATGTGGCCAAGTTCAGATTTGCTCTCCCTACGCCTACTTCTGTATTGGGCCTTCCTATTGGACAGCACATAAGCTGCAG GGGTAAGGATAGTCAAGGTGAAGAGGTCATTAAACCATACACTCCAACTACTTTGGATTCTGATGTTGGACACTTTGAATTAGTTATAAAG ATGTATCCACAAGGAAGAATGTCTCATCACTTTAGAGAAATGAAGGAAGGTGATTATATGGCTGTTAAAGGACCAAAG GGTCGATTTAGGTATCAACCAGGCCAAGTAAGAGCATTTGGTATGCTTGCCGGTGGTTCTGGGATTACACCAATGTTTCAG GTTGCCAGAGCAATCCTGGAGAACCCGAGTGACAGAACAAAGGTGCATCTGATTTATGCTAATGTTACATTTGATGACATTCTACTAAag GATGAAATCGATGGTCTTGCCAAAAACTACCCCAACCAGTTCCAAGTTTACTATGTTCTCAACCAG CCTCCTGAGGTATGGAATGGTGGAGTTGGTTTTGTGTCAAAGGAAATGATCCAAGCACACTGCCCACCTCCAGCCTCCGACGTTAAG ATTCTGAGATGCGGTCCGCCTCCAATGAACAAGGCTATGGCTGCTCATCTTGATGCACTCGAATACTCAGCAGAGATGCAGTTCCAGTTCTAG
- the LOC121795778 gene encoding cationic amino acid transporter 2, vacuolar-like isoform X1: MGFLNDAQNDSGNGNYGFMSLVRRKQVDSDRAKTSLSHHHLAKALTIPHLIAIGVGSTIGAGVYILVGTVAREHSGPALTFSFLIAGIAAALSAFCYAELSSRCPSAGSAYHYSYICVGEGVAWLIGWALILEYTIGGSAVARGISPNLAMLFGGADSLPMFLARYAIPGIDVVVDPCAAVLVLVVTGLLSLGIKESTFVQGIVTAANICALIFVIVAGGYLGFKTGWPGYQLQSGYFPFGADGMLAGASTVFFSYIGFDSVASTAEEVKNPQRDLPMGIGLALSICCALYMLVSAVIVGLVPYFSMDPDTPISSAFASQGCNWAAYIVTIGACTALCSTLMGSILPQPRILMAMARDGLLPSFFSEVNKKTQVPLKSTIVTGCLAALLAFFMDVEALSGMVSVGTLLAFTMVAISVLILRYVPPDVVPIPSSLQEAIDSVSSKYRSTTGLIDSDADDVNAKAITSQNLVPVLVSKQSPLEDPLLEKEAVQLNSGFTREENRRTIAGWTITCTCIGVLILTSAASSQTLYSTYRYSLCGVGGVLLLSGLIVLTWIDQDDARHSFGHTGGFICPFVPLLPVASILINVYLLINLGGDTWMRVSVWLAIGALVYAIYGRNHSSLQNVIYVPAAHVDEIYDSVSEPQP; encoded by the exons ATGGGATTTCTTAATGATGCCCAGAATGACAGTGGTAATGGAAATTACGGTTTCATGTCTCTCGTGAGGAGGAAACAGGTTGATTCTGATCGTGCCAAGACGTCGTTGTCTCATCATCATTTGGCTAAGGCTCTCACTATTCCTCATCTCATAGCGATAG GAGTTGGATCAACTATTGGTGCTGGAGTTTATATTCTTGTTGGTACTGTTGCAAGAGAGCACTCAGGGCCGGCGCTTACATTTTCATTCTTGATTGCTGGAATAGCGGCTGCTCTTTCTGCATTCTGCTATGCCGAGCTATCTAGTCGTTGCCCTTCTGCTGGAAGTGCCTATCATTATTCTTACATCTGCGTTGGAGAAGG GGTTGCTTGGTTGATTGGTTGGGCATTGATTTTGGAATACACAATAGGGGGTTCAGCAGTTGCCCGCGGCATATCACCAAATCTG GCCATGCTTTTTGGGGGGGCAGATAGCCTCCCTATGTTTCTAGCTCGCTATGCCATCCCTGGGATTGATGTTGTAGTCGACCCTTGTGCAGCCGTCTTAGTTTTGGTGGTCACTGGACTTCTCAGTTTGGGAATTAAAGAG AGTACATTTGTCCAAGGAATTGTCACTGCAGCAAATATTTGTGCCTTGATCTTCGTCATTGTAGCCGGAGGATATTTGGGTTTCAAGACTGGATGGCCTGGTTACCAACTTCAGTCAGG ATATTTTCCTTTTGGAGCTGATGGGATGCTTGCTGGTGCTTCAACTGTTTTCTTTTCCTACATCGGGTTTGATTCAGTTGCTAGTACAGCAGAAGAG GTCAAGAATCCTCAGAGAGATCTGCCCATGGGTATTGGTCTTGCTCTATCAATATGTTGTGCCCTGTACATGTTGGTTTCTGCAGTCATTGTTGGTTTAGTACCGTATTTTTCAATGGATCCGGACACTCCCATCTCCTCAGCATTTGCTAGTCAGGGATGTAACTGGGCAGC GTATATAGTAACGATAGGAGCTTGTACTGCTCTTTGTTCAACATTGATGGGTTCAATCCTTCCACAG CCACGAATACTAATGGCAATGGCCAGAGATGGATTGCTACCATCATTTTTTTCAGAAgtcaataaaaaaacacaagtTCCACTGAAGAGCACCATAGTGACTGGTTGCCTTGCAGCACTATTGGCTTTTTTCATGGATGTCGAAGCGTTATCTGGAATG GTTAGTGTTGGCACACTTCTTGCATTTACTATGGTGGCAATTTCTGTGCTGATACTGAGATACGTTCCACCGGATGTTGTTCCAATCCCGTCATCACTTCAGGAAGCAATAGATTCAGTTTCTTCTAAATATAGGAGCACCACTGGTCTTATAGATTCTGATGCAGATGATGTCAATGCTAAAGCTATTACATCACAGAACCTTGTCCCAGTTCTAGTCAGCAAACAATCACCTTTAGAAGATCCCCTTCTTGAGAAAGAAGCTGTGCAGTTGAACT CAGGTTTCACTAGAGAAGAGAACCGGCGGACTATTGCTGGCTGGACAATCACGTGCACGTGCATTGGTGTGCTCATTCTAACTTCCGCTGCTTCAAGTCAGACCCTATATAG CACTTATCGGTATTCTCTATGTGGAGTTGGTGGAGTTCTCCTTCTATCCGGTCTCATAGTCCTCACTTGGATCGACCAAGATGATGCGAGGCACAGTTTTGGCCACACAGGCG GATTCATTTGCCCATTTGTTCCGTTGCTGCCTGTTGCCAGCATTCTGATCAATGTCTACCTATTAATCAACCTTGG CGGTGATACTTGGATGCGTGTATCAGTCTGGCTGGCGATTGGTGCACTCGTATATGCCATTTATGGCCGGAACCACAGCTCGTTGCAGAATGTGATCTACGTTCCTGCAGCTCACGTTGATGAAATCTACGACAGCGTCTCAGAACCTCAGCCGTGA